A genomic window from Sporosarcina sp. Marseille-Q4063 includes:
- a CDS encoding phosphotransferase family protein, which translates to MNLGTPIAIGNTAKIYLYEDKIFKVFNDYLPKTESFYEANKQRLAYFHGLNVPKILNLTDIDGKQAIIMEYIKGRTIGDILSENMDQAEHFMSVSIDIQQKIHMVVADSLEPMIEKLRRQIETTSKLEERHKSLLIQKLDSMTFENRLCHGDFHLFNLIIADNGKVTIIDWVDSSAGDIRADIYRTYLLYSQFSVELAEMYLQLYLEKSGLSKEEVFQWAPIIAGARLSEIVSSEKSQRLIDIINHYCPL; encoded by the coding sequence GTGAATTTAGGCACCCCAATAGCAATAGGAAATACAGCTAAAATTTATCTTTATGAAGATAAAATTTTCAAAGTGTTTAACGACTATCTGCCTAAAACGGAATCTTTTTACGAAGCAAATAAGCAAAGACTTGCCTACTTCCATGGTCTTAATGTTCCTAAAATATTGAATCTTACAGATATAGATGGAAAACAGGCTATAATAATGGAATATATTAAAGGTAGAACAATAGGTGATATCCTGTCTGAAAATATGGATCAAGCTGAACATTTCATGAGTGTATCTATTGATATCCAACAAAAAATTCATATGGTTGTTGCTGATTCGCTTGAACCGATGATTGAAAAATTAAGACGTCAAATTGAAACGACTAGTAAATTGGAAGAACGGCATAAATCTCTATTAATACAAAAACTGGACTCAATGACATTTGAGAATAGACTTTGTCATGGAGATTTCCATCTTTTTAATTTGATTATTGCAGACAATGGCAAAGTGACAATTATAGATTGGGTAGATTCAAGTGCGGGGGATATTCGTGCTGATATTTATCGGACATACCTTTTGTATTCACAGTTTTCTGTAGAGTTAGCAGAAATGTATTTGCAACTATATTTGGAGAAAAGTGGTTTATCAAAGGAAGAAGTTTTTCAATGGGCTCCAATTATTGCAGGGGCAAGATTATCTGAAATTGTATCATCGGAAAAGTCTCAACGTCTAATAGATATAATAAATCACTATTGTCCACTATAA
- the tenA gene encoding thiaminase II, with protein sequence MKFTDRLHEKTLPIWRQNHNHPFVKGIGDGTVDQENFRFYMVQDYLYLIDYSKVFAIGAVKADDVETMGKFAGLLEGTLNTEMELHRKYAARFGISEDELENAKPSPIVLAYTHYMLHVSQKGTLAEVVAAVLPCAWSYWEIGKELNAIPGAADHPLYGDWIRMYSSEAFGELAGWCIDLMNEVAEGKPEHELQKLEEIFLNTTRFEYMFWDMANNKQMWPGVVGVETADVGI encoded by the coding sequence ATGAAATTCACTGACCGCTTGCATGAGAAGACATTACCAATTTGGAGACAGAATCATAACCATCCATTTGTGAAAGGTATCGGGGATGGGACTGTTGATCAAGAAAACTTCCGATTTTACATGGTACAGGATTACTTGTATTTGATCGATTACTCCAAAGTATTCGCAATTGGTGCTGTGAAAGCAGACGATGTCGAGACGATGGGGAAATTTGCGGGACTTCTTGAAGGCACATTGAATACGGAGATGGAACTTCACCGCAAATACGCTGCAAGATTCGGCATTTCGGAAGATGAACTTGAAAACGCGAAGCCTTCCCCAATAGTTCTCGCCTACACACATTACATGCTGCATGTAAGCCAAAAAGGAACGCTCGCAGAAGTTGTCGCCGCCGTTCTACCATGCGCTTGGAGTTATTGGGAAATTGGTAAAGAACTAAATGCAATCCCGGGGGCAGCGGATCACCCGCTATATGGCGACTGGATTCGCATGTATTCTTCTGAAGCATTCGGCGAACTAGCAGGTTGGTGCATCGACTTAATGAATGAAGTTGCGGAAGGAAAACCTGAACATGAGCTACAAAAACTTGAGGAAATCTTTTTAAATACAACACGTTTTGAATACATGTTCTGGGATATGGCGAATAACAAACAAATGTGGCCGGGCGTTGTAGGTGTTGAAACTGCTGATGTTGGAATTTAA
- a CDS encoding exonuclease SbcCD subunit D, translated as MKFFHTADWHLGKLVQGVYMTDEQRFILNQFIEAIEIEKPDAIVIAGDLYDRAVPPTEAVALLDEVLEKIVMEMKIPVIAIGGNHDSPGRLHFGSTLMQKNGYFIAGQVSKEIEPVILQDEFGEVNFHLVPFADPSVIKHLHADETISNHQDAMKKITDGICEKMDGKARHVFVGHAFVTPHGESEDNTSDSERPIAIGGAEYVSAHLFDQFHYTALGHLHQAHYVLNETIRYAGSPLKYSISEEHHNKGFFIVELDAEGNATVEKRELIPNRDMRTVEGTIEEIQQHPISEDYVFVKLLDETPVLFPMEKIRSVYPNAMHVERKMIMPTASIDQETKTERGKKDDIQLFTGFYKEMMGAAVDEETKSLFEEVLYEVMNREEG; from the coding sequence ATGAAGTTTTTCCATACGGCGGATTGGCATTTGGGTAAGCTTGTTCAAGGCGTTTATATGACTGACGAACAACGGTTTATTCTTAACCAATTCATAGAGGCGATAGAAATAGAGAAGCCTGATGCGATTGTTATTGCTGGTGATTTGTATGACCGGGCAGTTCCGCCAACTGAAGCGGTGGCATTGCTGGATGAAGTGCTCGAGAAAATTGTGATGGAGATGAAAATACCTGTTATTGCAATTGGCGGAAACCATGATAGCCCGGGGCGCCTTCATTTCGGAAGTACGCTTATGCAAAAAAACGGATATTTTATTGCCGGACAAGTATCGAAAGAAATTGAACCGGTCATTTTGCAGGACGAATTCGGCGAAGTCAATTTTCATCTTGTGCCGTTTGCGGATCCATCTGTGATTAAACATCTCCACGCAGATGAAACAATTTCAAATCATCAAGATGCCATGAAGAAGATCACCGATGGAATTTGCGAAAAGATGGATGGTAAAGCGCGTCATGTCTTTGTCGGACATGCTTTTGTCACGCCACACGGGGAAAGTGAAGATAATACGAGTGATTCAGAACGGCCAATCGCTATAGGTGGGGCTGAATACGTTTCGGCGCATTTGTTTGATCAATTCCATTACACGGCGCTCGGTCATTTGCACCAAGCCCATTATGTATTAAATGAAACCATTCGTTACGCAGGTTCTCCGCTTAAGTATTCAATTTCAGAGGAGCATCATAATAAAGGTTTTTTCATTGTTGAATTAGACGCCGAAGGAAATGCCACTGTTGAAAAACGTGAATTGATTCCGAATCGGGATATGCGAACTGTTGAAGGAACGATCGAAGAAATTCAGCAACATCCAATTAGCGAGGATTACGTTTTTGTAAAACTTCTTGATGAGACGCCGGTTTTATTTCCAATGGAAAAGATTCGTTCGGTCTATCCGAATGCGATGCATGTTGAACGGAAGATGATAATGCCGACGGCGAGTATTGATCAAGAGACAAAAACTGAACGCGGCAAGAAAGACGATATCCAACTATTTACTGGATTTTATAAAGAAATGATGGGCGCAGCGGTCGATGAAGAAACGAAAAGCTTATTTGAAGAAGTTCTATATGAAGTCATGAACCGGGAGGAGGGGTGA
- the brnQ gene encoding branched-chain amino acid transport system II carrier protein, with the protein MKTKLNFSSYLLIGVMLFALFFGAGNLIFPAELGQYAGKNLWPAIIGFLITGVGLPFLGILAMGFSGSRNLQDLASRVHPLYAVIFTSLLYLTIGPFFAAPRTGAVAFDIGIAPFIGEGNMKIALIIFTLIFFGVTLWLSLNPAKIVDRVGKYLSPGIIILLLVMLVMVIVKPMGAIGAPQDAYVSGPFMKGFTEGYNTMDALASLVFGIIVINAIRAMGVTNKREILTATAKSGAVATAFLAILYVGIAYLGATSTGVLGFMENGGPVLSGASTHYMGTFGSVVLGVIIILACLTTSIGLMTACGEYFHTLFPKISYKVFVTFFTTFCFVVANFGLSNIITYSIPVLMFLYPLAVVLMLLTFTSSLFNHSRVVYIAATAVAFMISVIDGLKTLCALLEIENFAWMNPIIKFYKQVLPMYDEGLGWLLPVLAIMLVTGVLVRLVRTSTVHA; encoded by the coding sequence ATGAAAACGAAACTCAATTTCTCATCATATCTTCTCATTGGCGTTATGTTATTCGCATTATTCTTTGGCGCAGGGAATCTGATCTTTCCAGCTGAACTTGGACAATATGCAGGAAAAAATCTTTGGCCTGCTATAATAGGATTTTTAATAACGGGCGTAGGATTGCCTTTCCTCGGAATTCTTGCGATGGGCTTTTCGGGAAGTCGTAATTTACAAGACCTAGCGAGCAGAGTCCACCCGCTATATGCAGTCATATTCACATCGCTTTTATATTTAACAATCGGGCCATTCTTTGCGGCTCCGCGTACAGGAGCCGTTGCATTTGATATCGGCATTGCGCCATTTATAGGCGAAGGAAATATGAAGATTGCATTAATCATCTTTACTTTAATATTTTTTGGAGTTACCTTATGGCTATCATTGAATCCGGCTAAAATTGTTGACCGTGTAGGTAAATATCTTTCACCGGGAATTATAATTTTACTTCTTGTGATGCTTGTCATGGTTATCGTGAAGCCGATGGGCGCTATCGGAGCACCGCAGGATGCTTATGTTAGCGGGCCGTTTATGAAAGGTTTTACGGAAGGTTATAATACGATGGATGCGCTGGCGTCTCTTGTATTCGGAATCATTGTCATAAACGCGATTCGCGCGATGGGCGTTACGAATAAACGAGAGATTCTTACGGCTACAGCAAAATCCGGTGCGGTTGCGACAGCTTTCCTTGCAATTCTTTATGTTGGAATAGCATACTTGGGAGCGACTAGTACCGGGGTTCTCGGGTTTATGGAAAATGGGGGACCGGTTCTGAGTGGTGCATCGACGCATTACATGGGAACATTCGGATCAGTTGTTCTCGGTGTTATTATTATTCTGGCATGTTTGACGACGAGTATCGGGTTAATGACGGCTTGTGGTGAGTACTTCCATACGCTGTTCCCGAAAATCAGTTATAAAGTGTTTGTTACGTTTTTCACTACATTTTGTTTCGTTGTTGCGAATTTTGGATTATCGAATATTATTACGTATTCCATTCCAGTATTGATGTTCCTATATCCGCTTGCAGTAGTTTTAATGTTACTGACGTTTACATCGTCGTTGTTTAATCATTCACGTGTCGTGTATATTGCAGCGACTGCTGTCGCATTCATGATCAGTGTCATTGATGGATTAAAAACGCTTTGTGCATTGTTGGAGATAGAAAATTTCGCTTGGATGAATCCGATTATTAAATTCTATAAGCAAGTATTGCCGATGTATGATGAAGGTTTAGGTTGGTTACTACCTGTATTGGCAATCATGTTAGTTACTGGGGTGCTTGTCCGGTTGGTTAGAACTTCTACGGTGCATGCTTAA
- a CDS encoding glyoxalase, giving the protein MFKAVTLYTNQLNKLKSFHQNILEMPLIDVGDDSFSLQIGSSTLTFKESHLPAAYHFAFNIPGNLMAETKKWLQARVELNREDDKDEVYYKSFDADAIYFDDPAGNVVEFIGRRTKIRAGDFTPDSLMNISEMSITTPDVREAAMKLQEFGVISRNNNPIELDSLNFLGEGDTFIILVPPKRRWYFSDKISEVCPLEIELVNGHSILIDEKGLISNR; this is encoded by the coding sequence ATGTTTAAAGCCGTTACATTGTATACGAATCAATTGAACAAGTTGAAAAGTTTTCATCAAAATATTTTAGAGATGCCTTTAATTGATGTAGGCGATGACAGTTTCTCATTACAAATTGGAAGTTCTACTTTAACTTTTAAAGAGAGTCACCTACCTGCCGCCTATCATTTTGCCTTCAATATTCCAGGGAATCTTATGGCAGAAACGAAAAAATGGTTACAAGCACGGGTCGAGCTGAACCGCGAGGATGACAAAGATGAAGTTTATTATAAGAGTTTTGACGCTGACGCGATTTACTTTGATGATCCAGCTGGAAATGTCGTTGAATTTATTGGGCGAAGAACGAAAATCCGCGCCGGTGATTTCACGCCTGATTCTTTGATGAATATTAGTGAAATGAGCATAACGACTCCTGATGTACGTGAGGCAGCAATGAAACTACAAGAATTCGGCGTGATAAGCCGTAACAATAACCCGATCGAACTGGACTCACTGAACTTTCTAGGTGAAGGTGATACTTTTATAATTCTAGTTCCACCGAAGAGAAGATGGTACTTTTCCGATAAGATTAGTGAAGTATGTCCGCTGGAGATTGAGCTTGTTAATGGTCATTCGATTTTAATTGATGAAAAAGGATTAATCTCAAATAGGTAG
- a CDS encoding AAA family ATPase encodes MKPVKLTMTAFGPYKGTETVDFRELEDNRLFVISGATGSGKTTIFDGICFALYGQASGEDRTDIRAMRSDFADNDTQTTVELTFAIHSRIYRIMRQIPYVKEGNKTETTASCEFYEQTANGEVPIVDRQIVSEINKKAEELIGFTQAQFSQIVMLPQGEFRKFLTSDTENKETIMRKIFRTEPYREIVEKLKGKQQEAKAMLQNEEQKRTGFIEHIPSLLPERESTIFEVLKTDYHNSNQIVDGLEEELKYYKEKTVHDQNLYVTANKNHAKMLEQFHKAKNVNERFVELENRKQRYAELTQQIPVLEKKSKQLGDAERASSIEQIEVQYAELKKEVAEKTNRLKTASEQVKVLSDKLVKIENQYLAEEAKKPEREKITESLFRLNETLPKVTELASKEKALSVSKKEHNVIQLKLNETAEKSTGEVEKVTLYKNSVEELEKQLIPYDEKVDLLASTTEKCRVVDEFIAMKQQVSTLEKEKRQHEVAYESYRKKYDEMAQDWLNNEAATLAEMLHDGDDCPVCGSQAHPKKAHRGEIAVTKEELEAANKQLAKIESNYRTADANYQSGLNQLTRKNEELVRLELDAETINETSSQLHALKSNLDVEVKELREARNQLSTLKEKLSIQSKETDELLLAKNELERAFLESSASLETKQALFNHTLTSIPEDVRELNVLEQRIRDLTTQKNEMDRAWEAIQKLREEGREQLTSSKSAEIHAKTSLSEAEEKKVNAKKRFVEALDKSEFPTEEAYQAAQMDELSRTRLKNEIDNFKQQYYAVREAMKELTKQLEGQEKTDLNALEKTLIDLKAAYETAYKEYNRSLDFEKTITRLKDNIYESTIKIAKLDKTYGKVSNLYDVVRGHNNLRLSFERYIQIEYLEQIIQSANERLREMSNGQFQLIRSDRQEVRGRQSGLGLDVYDAYTGQTRDVKTLSGGEKFNASLCLALGMADVIQSFQGAVSIDTMFIDEGFGSLDEESLNKAIDTLIDLQKSGRVIGVISHVEELKAAFPAILEVQKSREGHSNTKFLLK; translated from the coding sequence TTGAAACCAGTTAAATTGACAATGACGGCGTTCGGCCCCTATAAAGGAACCGAAACAGTTGATTTCAGAGAGCTCGAGGACAATCGATTATTCGTTATTTCTGGTGCGACAGGATCCGGGAAAACGACAATTTTTGATGGCATTTGTTTTGCGTTATACGGACAAGCAAGCGGGGAAGACCGGACGGATATCCGTGCGATGCGAAGCGACTTTGCCGATAATGACACGCAAACAACAGTCGAACTAACATTTGCAATTCACAGCCGAATATATCGGATTATGCGACAAATTCCTTATGTGAAAGAAGGAAACAAGACCGAAACTACGGCTAGTTGCGAGTTTTATGAACAAACCGCGAACGGGGAAGTTCCGATAGTCGATCGGCAAATCGTTTCGGAAATCAATAAAAAAGCAGAAGAATTAATCGGCTTTACACAGGCCCAGTTCAGTCAAATCGTCATGTTGCCCCAAGGAGAATTCAGGAAATTCCTTACTTCCGATACGGAAAATAAAGAAACGATTATGCGTAAAATATTCAGAACAGAGCCTTATCGAGAAATTGTTGAGAAGCTCAAAGGCAAGCAACAGGAAGCGAAGGCTATGTTGCAGAATGAAGAACAAAAAAGAACTGGCTTCATAGAACATATCCCTTCATTGTTACCAGAACGAGAATCCACTATTTTTGAAGTGTTAAAAACGGACTATCATAATTCAAATCAAATCGTTGACGGGCTAGAAGAAGAGTTAAAGTATTACAAAGAAAAAACGGTTCATGATCAAAACTTATATGTAACAGCCAATAAAAATCATGCGAAAATGCTGGAGCAATTCCATAAAGCGAAAAATGTTAATGAGCGGTTTGTTGAATTGGAAAATAGAAAGCAACGCTACGCGGAACTTACACAACAAATTCCGGTTTTGGAAAAGAAGTCGAAACAGCTTGGCGATGCAGAGCGCGCATCTTCCATTGAACAAATCGAAGTGCAGTATGCGGAATTGAAAAAAGAAGTTGCAGAAAAGACCAATCGTCTTAAAACAGCATCTGAGCAAGTTAAAGTTCTTTCAGACAAATTAGTGAAAATCGAAAATCAATATCTTGCTGAAGAAGCGAAAAAACCTGAACGAGAAAAAATAACGGAAAGCTTATTCCGTCTAAATGAAACACTTCCAAAAGTGACGGAATTAGCTTCAAAAGAAAAAGCACTTTCGGTTAGTAAGAAGGAACATAACGTAATCCAACTTAAATTAAACGAAACCGCTGAAAAATCAACAGGTGAAGTCGAAAAAGTAACTTTATATAAAAATAGTGTTGAAGAATTAGAAAAACAGCTGATTCCATATGATGAAAAAGTGGATTTGCTGGCAAGCACTACTGAGAAATGCCGTGTCGTTGATGAATTCATTGCAATGAAGCAGCAGGTTTCTACGCTTGAAAAAGAGAAAAGGCAACATGAAGTTGCCTATGAATCGTACCGAAAAAAATACGATGAAATGGCGCAGGATTGGTTAAATAATGAGGCAGCAACATTAGCTGAAATGCTTCACGACGGCGATGATTGTCCTGTATGCGGAAGCCAGGCACACCCGAAGAAAGCGCATCGCGGTGAGATTGCCGTGACGAAAGAAGAGCTTGAAGCGGCAAATAAACAACTGGCGAAAATTGAAAGCAACTATCGAACTGCCGATGCAAACTACCAAAGCGGTCTAAACCAGTTAACGAGAAAAAACGAAGAACTTGTTCGTCTTGAATTAGACGCTGAAACGATTAATGAAACAAGCAGTCAATTGCATGCATTGAAAAGTAATCTGGATGTAGAAGTAAAAGAACTTCGTGAAGCGCGAAATCAGCTTTCCACACTCAAGGAAAAGTTATCCATTCAAAGTAAAGAAACGGATGAATTGCTATTAGCTAAAAATGAATTAGAGCGGGCATTTCTCGAAAGTAGTGCGTCCCTTGAAACAAAACAAGCGTTATTCAATCACACTTTAACTTCAATTCCAGAAGATGTTCGAGAACTAAACGTGTTGGAGCAACGAATACGCGATCTTACTACGCAAAAAAACGAAATGGACCGTGCATGGGAAGCCATACAAAAATTGCGTGAAGAAGGACGAGAGCAATTAACTTCGAGTAAATCTGCAGAGATTCATGCAAAAACGTCTTTATCTGAGGCCGAAGAAAAGAAAGTTAACGCCAAAAAAAGATTCGTTGAAGCCCTGGACAAGTCTGAATTTCCAACCGAAGAAGCTTATCAAGCAGCCCAAATGGATGAGTTATCTCGTACAAGATTGAAAAATGAAATTGATAACTTTAAACAACAATATTATGCTGTACGAGAAGCAATGAAGGAATTAACTAAACAGCTAGAAGGGCAAGAAAAGACGGATTTAAATGCGCTAGAAAAAACGTTGATTGATTTAAAAGCTGCCTATGAAACGGCCTATAAAGAATATAATCGTTCATTGGATTTTGAAAAAACGATTACGAGATTGAAGGATAATATTTACGAATCAACGATTAAAATAGCGAAACTTGATAAAACATATGGCAAGGTTTCAAATCTTTACGACGTTGTTCGAGGTCATAACAATTTGCGATTATCATTCGAACGATATATTCAAATCGAATATTTGGAGCAAATTATTCAATCGGCGAATGAAAGACTTAGGGAAATGTCAAATGGTCAATTCCAATTAATTCGCAGTGATCGCCAAGAAGTTCGGGGGAGACAGAGCGGATTGGGTCTTGATGTATATGATGCTTATACCGGTCAAACGCGTGACGTGAAAACACTTTCCGGGGGAGAGAAATTTAACGCTTCCTTATGTTTAGCGCTTGGAATGGCGGACGTTATTCAAAGTTTCCAAGGCGCGGTATCCATCGATACGATGTTTATCGATGAAGGCTTTGGATCATTAGATGAAGAGTCATTGAATAAAGCGATAGATACATTGATTGATTTGCAAAAATCGGGTCGTGTAATCGGCGTTATTTCACACGTTGAAGAACTAAAAGCCGCATTCCCTGCCATTCTTGAAGTTCAAAAATCAAGAGAAGGTCACAGTAATACTAAGTTTTTATTGAAATAA
- a CDS encoding VanZ family protein, protein MTAILGYISEMLPYMIIAMPGIIIYRYIYNKIRKFDKFNLPHEVGVVIFCLFMIALFSQTIMTRFYTGPVVTRSFSNINLVPFRVFLDNYYAITELNYWQPFIINFLGNICIFMPIGFLVPLLWGKFNRFWKAALIGLATSLFIEVTQLSQVRSSDIDDLWLNTLGGILGYGFYYILNKKHPRLTKKFKR, encoded by the coding sequence TTGACTGCAATTTTGGGATATATTTCGGAAATGCTTCCTTATATGATAATTGCGATGCCCGGTATTATTATTTACCGTTATATCTATAATAAAATCCGCAAGTTTGATAAGTTTAATTTACCTCATGAAGTCGGCGTCGTTATTTTTTGTTTATTCATGATTGCTTTGTTTTCGCAAACTATAATGACGCGCTTCTATACGGGGCCAGTTGTCACTCGTTCATTTTCAAATATCAACCTTGTCCCCTTTCGAGTTTTTCTAGATAATTATTACGCCATAACTGAGCTTAATTATTGGCAGCCGTTTATCATTAACTTCTTGGGAAACATTTGCATTTTCATGCCAATTGGATTTCTTGTCCCATTATTATGGGGCAAGTTCAACCGATTTTGGAAAGCGGCTTTAATTGGCTTGGCGACGTCGCTGTTTATCGAAGTGACTCAACTATCACAGGTTCGTAGTAGTGATATCGATGACTTATGGCTGAATACATTGGGTGGTATCCTTGGTTATGGATTTTATTATATTTTGAATAAAAAACATCCACGACTAACTAAGAAATTTAAGAGGTGA
- a CDS encoding GntR family transcriptional regulator — MPIPSDYSKPKRKTAKETAFNQIQQWIIDGTLHPGEKLYDTELAKALGISRTPVRESLQLLEVQGFVEMFPGKATQVTAVEKESIKDLLPPLAALQALSAELAIPNLTEEQLTLLEDTNSRFAKAIKSEDYFSALKIDEEFHQIIVDAADNPYIFSIVDSLQAHVRRLFFHNSIVLTSSSIDEHNDIIKLMRDRDVESVSTLMRKNWLRAIEKFRLLNAE, encoded by the coding sequence ATGCCGATACCTTCTGATTACTCAAAACCGAAACGAAAGACAGCGAAAGAAACCGCTTTTAATCAAATTCAACAATGGATTATTGACGGGACATTGCATCCAGGCGAAAAGCTTTATGATACCGAACTTGCAAAAGCGTTAGGAATCAGCAGGACGCCTGTCCGTGAATCACTGCAACTTTTAGAAGTGCAAGGCTTCGTGGAAATGTTCCCGGGGAAAGCAACGCAAGTGACAGCGGTCGAGAAAGAATCGATTAAAGATTTACTACCGCCTCTCGCTGCACTACAAGCATTATCCGCGGAACTGGCTATCCCTAATCTGACCGAAGAACAGTTAACCCTACTCGAAGATACAAATAGCCGTTTTGCTAAAGCGATTAAGTCCGAGGATTACTTTTCTGCTTTGAAGATCGACGAAGAGTTCCACCAAATCATCGTTGACGCGGCAGATAATCCATATATCTTTTCAATAGTGGACTCACTTCAAGCACATGTTCGAAGATTATTTTTCCATAACTCAATCGTCTTAACAAGCAGTTCAATCGATGAACATAATGACATTATTAAATTAATGCGAGATCGAGACGTAGAAAGTGTTTCAACATTAATGCGCAAAAACTGGTTACGTGCGATTGAAAAATTTCGTTTGCTCAATGCTGAATGA
- a CDS encoding RtcB family protein, with amino-acid sequence MIEIKGRHNTAIVFTDEIEDSAKQQVYDLCNQEFLQDAKIRMMPDLHAGKGCTIGTTMTIKDKIVPNFVGVDLGCGMICIKLDVTKEDIDFNKLDKVIRRNVPSGMNIRRKAHHNASEIPYDEIIAPINEGRARGSIGTLGGGNHFIEINEGEANSVYLVIHSGSRNPGKQISDHYQQVAIDTNQDPNVTRDMAYLKGENMQNYLHDVNIAQQYAALNRKTMAEVIMRGMDWNTVSEFDTIHNYVDIENMILRKGAISAQEGEVVIIPMNMRDGSLICRGKGNPDWNFSGPHGAGRIMSRSQARREVNLADFEDTMKDVWSTSVTKSTVDESPFAYKKMDDILKHIGDTVDVLEVIKPLYNFKASR; translated from the coding sequence ATGATTGAAATTAAAGGAAGGCATAATACGGCAATCGTTTTTACAGATGAAATCGAGGACAGTGCTAAGCAACAAGTTTATGATTTATGCAATCAAGAATTTCTACAGGACGCAAAAATTCGAATGATGCCCGACTTGCATGCCGGAAAAGGTTGCACAATCGGCACGACAATGACGATTAAAGATAAAATTGTCCCGAACTTTGTAGGCGTCGATCTTGGTTGCGGAATGATTTGCATCAAATTGGACGTGACAAAAGAAGATATCGATTTCAACAAACTAGATAAAGTGATTCGTCGAAATGTGCCGAGCGGGATGAACATCCGAAGAAAAGCTCACCACAATGCATCGGAAATTCCATACGACGAAATTATTGCGCCTATTAATGAAGGAAGAGCTCGAGGAAGTATCGGAACACTTGGCGGTGGAAATCACTTTATCGAAATAAATGAGGGTGAAGCCAACAGCGTTTACTTGGTCATTCATTCCGGCAGCCGTAATCCCGGTAAACAAATTTCGGATCACTATCAACAAGTGGCGATTGATACAAATCAAGATCCGAACGTAACAAGAGATATGGCTTATCTCAAGGGAGAGAACATGCAGAATTACTTGCATGACGTGAATATCGCTCAGCAATACGCGGCGTTGAACCGAAAAACGATGGCGGAAGTCATTATGAGAGGCATGGATTGGAATACAGTATCTGAATTCGACACGATTCATAACTACGTCGACATCGAGAATATGATTCTACGAAAAGGCGCTATTTCTGCGCAGGAAGGCGAAGTTGTCATTATCCCGATGAATATGCGTGATGGATCGCTCATTTGCCGCGGTAAAGGAAACCCGGATTGGAACTTTTCTGGTCCGCATGGCGCCGGTAGAATTATGAGCCGTTCACAAGCTAGACGCGAAGTAAACTTAGCGGATTTTGAAGACACGATGAAAGACGTTTGGAGCACCTCTGTTACTAAGTCAACTGTCGATGAGTCCCCTTTCGCCTATAAAAAGATGGATGATATATTGAAGCATATTGGGGATACGGTTGATGTATTAGAGGTTATTAAACCTCTATATAATTTCAAAGCGAGCAGGTAA